ACGGGCTGGACTCCATATTTTCAGCCACATGGAAGcagatcatctttttttttttaatagggcAGATCACAGGCAGAATGCGTGTATGTTGTTGATCAGATCTGGAAGATCAAATGACCCAAGGTAATAATGTGATCTGTTTCCTTAGGAGCTGCGTCCTCTTCCAGCTCCCCATTGAACTGTCAAAGTCCAGCAGGAGAATGATGATGAAAACAACTTGATTTAATTGGGCTGCTACATGAAGCTCACACATCGTATAGACAtagaaaaacagaggaaataataacagtaatataatttaaaaggggggaggagggggggggggctagaaaTTAGTTTATAAAGTCAGTCCTCAAATTTGACTctgaatcaatgaatgaatcttGACGTGGGAAATAAACTAAGTGGAATGCAGAGAAAAGAACCTGAATTTGTGTTACACAGCAGGGCCAAACATAATGCAGGTAGATCCAGATGCAGCGTTGGTTGTTCTCGTTGGGAGTGGTGCAGTGCCACCCTGGTGTTGTGAAATAGCCGGGTTATAGGAGGTGTCTGTCATCGGCCTGATTCACAACAccagctgcagcacacacacctgaggcaggTCTTCTGTCGCTGACTGGTGTGTCGCTGCATCTAGAGAGCTTGGCTCTGGTCTGTCCGTGGCCGTGGATGAATCTGACATCTCTGCAGTTTTGTGGAGCAGCCAAGACAGAATGAGCCTCCATCTGTGTTCTCTCAGGCCAGACTGAAGGCCAGAAAGCGAGCGCAATCAAATTCAAAATGGCTTGATGGGTGATCGTTTGAGGAATTGCACCTACTTGGTAGTTTGGAAAACTAAGGTCAAATCAAGGTTTGTTTTCCCAATGACAGGCACAAATTCTTAGGGGATATAAAAACTctttcacacagtgaaatatCAAGTGAAGtctaataaaaatgaatgtgttGTAGTCTCTTTTCTGTTACGTCACACCTCAGGCAAAAATATTGCCACCGTTCTGTAATCAGGTTAAAGCGACCATCTGCCAGTGGACAGGGATACTTCCTGGAAAACCTTAGCATCAAGAATAACGAACAATAATTCCCTCAAGTTGAACAGAGGAAACTGAGGTAACAACTGACACCAGACTTCAGACTTCTGGCGTTTTGAATGCACATTGTGGCTAAAAGATTGCAGCTtgtcattaaaatgattttgaCAGAGGCTTATTCATCAGGATCAACTGTGAATTATAAAATAAGGAAATTCCTCTCAAATAGCAAAACCTTATAATTTCATCAGCTGTGTTTTTAGATGGCAGCCGTGTAAATTTATACGGTGTAAAAAGCAGCAAAAGGTGACAGAAATATCAGAAATATCAAAACTTAACGCCAAGTTATGAGATGAATCTGAGACTCACATTCCGGACAAACAAAACATCCTTCCAGCATTAATGACTTCAGAGTTCAAAGCGTGGAATAAAACCACCAAGATTTGAGAGAGCTAAGAAAGCTGCAGgaaaatgcacacaaaataaaataaaaagatgctgATCTGTTCAATTTGAGATGAAAGTTAACTGTTGTGTTGTCTGTCTGCCCATTGCGCATGCAAAAAGTCATGTAAAAACataatgaaatttaaaaacagactaaatggaaaataaaggcaaacataatggacatttaaatgatttaaaatgaaagacaacagtaaacttgttttttttttattccaaatcaCTGAAGATACAAATAGGAatcaacaaaacagaaaaaatggAAGAAATAATACACTGATGAAATAAGAAAACTCATATGGATGGTAACTGTTATCAAAATGATGAATGTCTATAACATAACAAAACAGTTGACATGCTGCAGATGTGACTGACTCTCTAAAACTTGAACTGCTTCTGAAAGGCATCGCTCTCTCTGTACGCTTGTGTAtatgtcgttgttgttgttgttgtctcagTTCATCAGCAGCTCCATCTGCACCAGGCGTGCGTTGGTGTCCCCGGCCATGTTGTAAGGAATCATGCCGGCAAACGTAATGAGGGCTCTGGCCTGACTGCGGAGTTGCTGTTCAGAGAAGGCGGCGGCATACAGAGCGTTAAAATAGCATCGTGGAATCAGTCATTAGTGTTAATCTTAAACGGCTACAAGGTAAGACTCATTTGAAAGAAAagattgtgttatttattttgctatttGCGAGTTGAGGTTGGTCCATCAGCTCTAAGAGACTCGTCTCACCATGTCTCTGTCCTCCATGGTCCTCTGAGGTCGCCCTGGTGTGCCGGCCGGCGCCCCCTTCAGGCGTTTGTGCTGTGTGAACAGGATGTTCATGGTGGCCAAGAGCACTTCAGACAGGTTGTGGCGCACCTGGGGACACCAGAGACGTTTACCACACCTACACTTTTGAAGAGGTAAAATCATAAGGTTGCGATTTTTGACACTCGTCACCTCGTCACTGAAGTTCCTGAAAGCAGCCACTCTCTCCTCCACGCTCTCCTGGCTGAGAGGAAGAAGCTTTAAACGCTCCATCAcctgacagagaaacagagtGGGCCAACATTAACGGAGGAACTTCATCAATACTCCAATACTAATCGTCTTGATTGGCACCGTCAGGTCACAGGTTAGAACAAAAGTTTCAACGACTGATCCATACATGTATTAAACATCGGGACTCAGAGGATGTCTCACACTCACATCGTAGGCTCTGTCAACGTGGCCCGCGTGGTACTCATCAAAGAAGGTCATCAGGTCCAGCAGCAGGTAGAAAGTGCCGTCGGCAGACTTGTCTCCTGCTACTCCCTGGGAACGATACCtgtggtgagaaaaaaaaaaagggatttggtcGTAGTTATTTGATGCTCTTGGTTAAATTTGCgttgtgtgtgttcagccttGCCTCTCAGCGATAGCCACAGCAGTGTATTTCAGCCTCTCTTTGTTGGACTGAGGAGCGCTGACCTGGGCAATGACTGGACTCAGAAGCCTGTTCATCAACTCCAACACCTTGTCTGGGTTCTATGCAGAGAAAAATAGATGCAGAGGTGGAGCGGAATCAAACCCGACAGCTGGAAGTTAAAAGTATCTTTGCAGAGACCGAAGACAAAAAACATCTGCTCACCTTGGCCAGCTCATAGAGTTTGACCGCCTCCTCAAACAAGCCTTTATTCTCGGCCTCCAGAGCCACTTTACTGATGATGGCTCTGGTGTCCCCAGCAAACTTATCTATGACTCCGGGCTGGAGGGAGGATGAGGGGAGATGAGAGCGTAACTGAAGCTACATTCACACAACGCCTTTAAATAGTTTAGCTAATTAAAACCtctaacatttaaaatacttttacagTAAGAGCTTAAATTCTCACTGTAGATTATTTCTCATTACACAAATCCAGATGCAATCTGTAGTTTTGTAAGCAACaatctcataataaaataatgtcaGTTATAATGCGCCTTATAAAGGTGGATTTGCACAGCAGGATAAAATTTCAAAGCAACATTCATTTGCTCATTCAATGCTGCAGCTAATAGTGCAGCCCTCAATCAGGCAGACTGCAGGTGAGCAGTTAACAGCATCTCTCAGAGGAAATGAGCGGAGCTGTATATCGAGGAGAAATAAAGGTTCCAGTTAAACATCGTGAGGAGCTATTTAATCCATGAACAATGTTGAAATATGTAGAAACAGAGTTCTGTTCTTGTCTGACTAATGGAGCTCTGCATGTAGCTTTCAATCATTTAAAGACAGACAAAACAGAAACGCAAAGCagtgaaagaagaagaggaaggcgaGGCCGGAGAGCAGACGACGGCAAAAAAGTACCCAACAGAAAGCGATGAAAGAAATGTATTCAAACCTTCCTACTTCCATCCTTCTCTAGTCTTCCCAACAGCATGTCAAACTGTGcaaaagataaaaacaacacaatcattcaattattaaaaacaataattaaaaatatgtaAAGCAATCGCTGTAACAATTCATTGGAACACCTgaattagaaagaaaaaagttataATGAATGCCTTTCCAAACCTACTTTAGATTTATTCTTGTAACTGAAAAggttaaaattaaaatgtctgtctcaaataaaacaaaaagaaagcacAGGAGTTAAATTAGACATCTCCAAATGTATGAAGCGCTAATGGGAATAGATTTTCCTGCAGctataacaacaaaataaaaaaagcattaaaCAGTCCTTTTCCTGAAGGACTTGAACATCGTTCACTCACCTCTCGACTCTCAATCACAAGTTCGCTGATGCAACGCATGAACATGTTCTCGCCCTGGCTGTCTTTCTCAGtgctgcagaaacaaaacaggCGTATAGAAGTCTGAATCATACTGTCCTCCTTCGCTCTCCACATGTGATCTGTACTTACCGTAAAAAGTAGAAGTACTGCAAGGCTTCCCGTGGATCAGTGGACTCAAACTTGCGAGTGTACAGCATGAGCAGACGGATAAAGTTTAGGCGGCGCACCATGGGAGGGTCGCGGGACTCCTGACTCACTGCAGAGCACGAGTGAGACAGTTTGTTTCACTTAAAAGTATATATCATATCACCACACATAACAAAAGGAGGTTAAAACACTCACGCAGCTGGGCGCTTTGGCCGGACGACATcaacaggaggcggagctcgtACAGGACCAAGGCCACGTGCACGGCGTGACTCCGAAGCCTCTCGACGCGGAACAGAAACGCCACGGCCGCCTCAAATTGAGCCGTCAGAAACAACACCTGGAAATACAGGAACGGCTGCTGGGTCGCCGAGAAATGTGACTCGCCTGGTGGGAAGGAGACGCGAGGGAGGAAGAGTCATTTCTAACCACTTCAAACTATTGGTAGAGTcattaataacaacataatAGTGGGTTGACATCCTCGTCTGTCCCAGATGACACAATCCTGAGCAGAAGGCTCATCAAGAATAATTAAAATCATCCGTGTGGGCGTTTCAGCGTCGGAAATGACAGACACGCTTCTATTGTCATTAAAGAATTAGCTTAATGCACAATTTGCGTTCATACCTGTCCATTCATTTAACGGTTTCCATGCAACCCAACATCTATAAATTGGAAACATTTTCACAAGTGCAAGGTACTGAGTTCTCGTTAAGTTTACTTTTTAATTAGGCTCCTTAATCCCCTTACTGGCTGAAAGTTTAAGGAGCAGAACAGGGTTGACCATGTCAGCCATTTTACAGCCTTATCTCAGACTTACAGCGCTTCGGTTCAAAAAGCAAGAGCGcatgaaagagaggagagagagagcaatgaaaagaggatgaaggatgaaggagGGGAGATAAGAGTgagggttagggggggggggggaggctgaaGCAAAGTGAGCAAACAAGAAATGAGTGAATAAACACGCCACGCAaggagaaaatgtaaaaaagtcaaatcataggagggaaagggggggggggtgttaaggaGGAAGTAGGGGAAGGTGAAGAGGAGACAAATGAAAGGCAGGCACACAGCGCTGACGCGGTTAGCAAGCGCCGGCAGCATTTGAGTATCCCGCCGTGAAGCAAGATGGAGGACAACAAAGAACTCGGTGCCAGACGACCAAGGGAGGCAAGCAGAAACAGAATGAGGCTTCGGGCTGTACTTCCCACCAAGCAGAGATGGTGGGAGAAGGAAAATGGGATAAGATGAAGGCTACCAAGGGAGGGGGAAATGTCTCCTTATCTGAGGGGAGCAGCATCAGCCCGTGAAAACGCAGCACCAGAGGAGAACATGTTGCCCCTACAGTGTGAGTGTGAGGAGGCCTAATGGCCTCGTGCACATCTTCTTTTTATTGCATCAGAGAGATCATATTTGTTTCAGAGAATCATTTTAATCATAAAACCAGTCTAGATGGGAGTTGTAGTTTCACAATCTTCCAAAACGCTGACTGTTGAGTAAAAATGCTGGACTATTTCTTCTACttacttaattttattttatgttctgcttttatttgctAGCTTGTAGCACATAGCAAGTTACTGAGCCTCATGGGTACTGTAGTGTTTGGAGTTGTTCATCACATCAAAgtggaaaagacaaaataagaTGAGATGAAACAGTCATAGGGGTTTGCTTCAGTGCGAGTTAAATTTCCCTGGAGTTTCTCATGTCTTTCTTTTAAGGTCATCATTCAAAGGAAGCTGAGAATGAGAATTTACTGTTGGGGAAACATCCGTGACaggtatttattttgaattccCAAACGTAACTCATCCAGATGTACGAAATAGTACAATAACATATATTTATGACAATAAAATCTAATCTGTATGGCCCCACGTGTTCTCCTTCTGCAACAGGTCTGAAGTGCTTgagaagaaaaaataacaaagaatTGCACGTGCGTTTTAGTGGTTAATTGACACAGAAAATGCAAGATTCATACCGTAATCCTCCAGCAGCTGTTTCTGTAACTGTGGCAGGGTCAGCCTGTCCTGAGGCGAACTGCTGCCGTCGTCATCAAAACACACTTGGttcagctgcagagacaaaacacGGACCGGACTACGTCAGAAAAGAGTTGGCCAGTGTGCTGACGCTTGAACTACACGTGTCCAGGGCCGACCGACATTTTCTCCGCTCCTTCAGGGAGCCGACATGAAGGCATAACGCTTCAGACGTCTATCTTTGCTGGATAGAAACGGCACCCTAAAGAATTCCGAATTCTGCACCTTAAGCCAGAGGTAGTCCTCCGTCTTGTCTGCCACCTCTCCATGGTTGTCTGCAATGTCACATTTCCCGATAAGGCAGAACACGGCTCTCTTGTAAGGGTCGGCGCAGTTCCGCAGAACTCTGCGATAATGGAGGCGAAGCTTGTTCTCTGAAGTTGGAGAAAGGCTGCGCAAGGAGAAAACCGGCGAATGGAGATGAGAAAGAGATAACGATACAGTTTGACCCTCCTTCTCCTTGTGTGAAACAAGAAAGAAATgcctttttaatttctttacCGTCTGTCAGGACTGTTCATGTACTCCTGGAACCAGATCTTAAAGTCTCCCAGCTGATGTTGGACTCTGTTTACGACCTGCATGGCCGCATTCAGGTCGCCACAGCGCAGACAGTAATAGACGACGGCCCACACTGGGTGGCCTTCTATCTCCCCATCCTGTTAGAAAACCAAACAATAAAAACCCTGGGACCAGTTTGCATTTACCGATTACTTAATTCATCAGCATTAATTTCAAATTTCAAAAGATGCTTTATCGTGTGATCTGCCAGTTTTTTTAATagacacaaaagaaaatattttattgtttatgaGCTCATCATACATCATCATCTGGTGCATTAACCATGAAATATCTGGTGACTTATTACCATATCTTATGTGGTGATTGTAAAATCTATGAATGCTACCTGCATGCCAGGCAGTGGGCCTGGAAGTTTAATGTTGAGGAAGCTGCGAACTAGTTGGTATGTTCCGGGCACTCCTCCGAGCTGGGCCTGATGGAGGTTCCCAAACACCGTCACCATGGTGTAGTTTTTGTAGCTGGAgacgaaacacacacacactgagtgcATCATAATGGTGTGCTTCATCTTTACCTATACTACTGTATGGATGAACTAAGAGCTGAACCGTGCCAGAGAAGCTCACCTGTTCTCGAGGAAGCTCAGCGCCTGCCGCACAAAGGCAACTTGCATTTCGACAGAGGTGCGACTTTTGAGTGTGTCTTTAGCTGGAACCAGCAGCACATCCGTCATCTGCTTCACCATCAGCCACAGGTCCGATACATTCTGGGGAAGGAAGGGATGAGGCGGCATGAAAACAAGTATCAAGAAATGACAAAGCAGTTGTTCATTTCACAGTGATGGTCCAGGTGAAGAGCAATGTCTTACCTTGTCATCGAGGCTTTCTGCTACAGACGTGCATAAGTCTCCCAGATTAGGATGAATGTGGCCGTTTACTATCTTctcattgaaaatgtaaatctggATGAAGTGAtgagaaaaagagggagaaacagaaaagGTTTTAAACTTGTCAAACGGCTACTGCTACATTTCTACACATGCATGCTTAGACATGCAGGTTTATTTCTCATCGAGACATTCAAATCCCCCTACAAATGCCATCCTcatcttaaaaagaaaaatcaaaaacTACGGCCATCGAGTGAAGTGGTTGACGAGGAAAAACCAAAGAAAAAGGATCAAAACGTTCAGAATGTCATCAACGAGGACGACAAAAACCAGACAAATGACTCCACAGGCGATGTGTCGACACATGTTTGGAGAGAAAGCCTTGTTTGAAGTACTGCCTCATGGAGATGTGGAGAATGAGGTCAGATGGGGTGATGCGGGAGGAGGgatggcagagagagagagagagagagagagagagagagagacacagtgcaagcccccccccctccatgagCTGATCAATTTGATTGATCTGCCACTTTCCGTTATGCTGTGACCCCATTTTATCTGAATGATCTGAGAGAGTGGATACATCTGAAATCTCACAAAGTACAGACAGTGAACTGGAtgatgcattaaaaataaataaatttgatCGTCTGCCACTTCCTGGAGTCGCTGCAACGCACCTGTCGCCCGTAGGCCACCTCCACGTTGTCCAACACGCTTCTGCCTCGAGCCGTCACTTCGCTCACGAAACTGGGCTGCAGGAAGCGGAGAGGCAACAAGATGACTTATTAAATACGTTGCAGGATTATTATttaaagagaagcagcaggcaCACCAACCAAAATGGCAATTGTTACAACTGGTTTGAACAGCGGCGGTCTTTCACCTCCACGTCCTGACTGAAGTCCAGGGCGTCCTCTCCTGCTCCGAGGAGCGTGTGCAACACTCTCTGCTTCACCTGCTCCCATTGGGCCAGCATGGACTCACGGTGATACTCTTCAGCCAGCAGGAACGTCTGCGACAGATGAAAacggcgcacacacacgcgacGGAAGTTGGGATGTTGCAACATTTAGACTTTAGAGTGTCGGCACATAGCGTGCAAATGGTGCCCAGCCAATTCAACTGCTGTGCCTTGATGGCAgaaattatttgctatttaaTTCCTGAACGCGCGTCGATGTCAGCTGCCTCACTTGATGCGGACTAAATATCACGATTCAGCATTTTCCTTGTGCCAAACTGTTTACTTTACCTCTGCCCAGGCTCAACACTCCcgtttaattaaattaaaccctaGTAATCTAAATTCCTACGAGACACTGTGTCCTCAAAATGTTTGGAAGCTTCTtttaaaaagtggaaaaaaaacacccatCTTTATCATCTGACGGGCATAATAGATTATTTTTATGATTATACATAATTGCAGCAAATAGACATGCACATAAAACCAGATTTAGCATCAGAGCCCTGTCAAGACGTCGCTACTCCACCAGGACGCAGCGCAGTCTATTTTAACTCTCCGTGGAGGCTTGATGTGAGATAATGGGAACATGAAATAATTGAATCTTCTGATCTCCAGCTCGGGGAGAAACAAATGTAGACCAGGAGGAGAAAGAACCCTTTTACTTGGTTAATTTGTCCGCTGTCGAGACGCAAGAGCTTTTACTGATTTGCACAGCAGCAGTTTGATGGATTTAACTGAACTGAAGGAATACTAGATGAGATTCATCTGAGGGTATAAATAATACTGCTGCTGCTCGGCATGGATAAATGGTTTGTTGCTGAACTGTGAAATGTCCCATAGTATATTTATCTTCCTTGCAATTATTTAATAATCATATTTATGGTACTATTTCTATCAGAAATATTGCAATGCTTTGCGTGCGGTCGGATGCATCATCAGATTCCTTTGACTATCAAATATCAATAATAGTATCTATCTTTGTAAATCTAGGATGGGCGGTGGTAAAGAGGCCTTAAATTCAAATGAGTTCACATTCATGTCACGGATGCTGCTGGAGAAGAGAACACTTCAGGCCTAAAGATGCTATTTAACATGCAAATAGTTTACATTTTCTACATTGTCGTGCAGAATATACTCTGAAATCTGCAAGAACGTCTTTCAGTTGCAagcctgtctctcctctcccgGGGAAGCAGACGGAGATAATGGGAACGGCAGCAAATTAAACGCAAGGCCTATTAGCTCTGCACATCAGGGAAGCCATTTCAAAACAGTTCCCTGAAGGTTCGCAGCAGAAGGACTTCTGCAGCTTAGTTTTCACAgcgagaacaaaaaaaaatgtttaagcGCAGCGATGTTCTAACGTTCATGTGCAGCAGCTCTGGAGCTCGTTTGATTCTCCACTAAATGAGGCAAACGAACTAATATCTTAAGAGTGACTCgggtgctttaaaaaaagacacacaaataatagaaaatgaTATTGTGGGTGGGATTTGCGGCCTTGTCTaaatgtggtggtggtggggggttgTTCTTCCCACGTTACAGCAATCAGATATCGCCGCCCATCTGCAGCTCTCGACATGAGAAGCACGCTGGGCAGATACCGACCCTGCGGCGAGACTCCTCGATGGCTGACAGGAGGGCGTTGTCCCGCTCGTTCTTCAGGAAGCCCTGCGGACGAGGCAGAGACGGAGGAAGGGGACGACGTGTgacaaacagagaaagagacacagATAAGAGAGATGTTAGCGTGGAAAGTCAGCAACATGAACCGATGCAAGCCGTatgctatggggggggggcagatttagGATTTAGAAGGCGCACCATCATTTTCTCTGGAGACGGAAGCTGCTTCTCATTCCTCTAACCTATTTTTTCCTCTTCCCGTTCCTCAACATGTCCGGTCTCGTGTCAGGATCAGTCGACTGAACGGCTGCCGTCGTAAACAGGCGGACAGGCAGGTGGGAAGAGTCCACATTATGTTACTGCGAGGCAGCACTCAGCAGAGCCTCCATTTTAGTTCCATCTCAAGATGGCCGCCCAGCAAATTGTTACCGCCCCCccttcttcctctgcctccaAACAAAGGAAATAATCATCCACATCACAATCAACTATCTTATGTAGAAGCGTCAGATGTATAATTA
The sequence above is drawn from the Brachionichthys hirsutus isolate HB-005 chromosome 5, CSIRO-AGI_Bhir_v1, whole genome shotgun sequence genome and encodes:
- the nup93 gene encoding nuclear pore complex protein Nup93; this translates as MDAEGFGELLQQAEQLAAETEAVSELPHVERNLQEIQQAGERLRSRTLTRTSQDTADVKASILLGSRGLDIFHISQRLESLSAATTFEPLEPVKDTDIQGFLKNERDNALLSAIEESRRRTFLLAEEYHRESMLAQWEQVKQRVLHTLLGAGEDALDFSQDVEPSFVSEVTARGRSVLDNVEVAYGRQIYIFNEKIVNGHIHPNLGDLCTSVAESLDDKNVSDLWLMVKQMTDVLLVPAKDTLKSRTSVEMQVAFVRQALSFLENSYKNYTMVTVFGNLHQAQLGGVPGTYQLVRSFLNIKLPGPLPGMQDGEIEGHPVWAVVYYCLRCGDLNAAMQVVNRVQHQLGDFKIWFQEYMNSPDRRLSPTSENKLRLHYRRVLRNCADPYKRAVFCLIGKCDIADNHGEVADKTEDYLWLKLNQVCFDDDGSSSPQDRLTLPQLQKQLLEDYGESHFSATQQPFLYFQVLFLTAQFEAAVAFLFRVERLRSHAVHVALVLYELRLLLMSSGQSAQLLSQESRDPPMVRRLNFIRLLMLYTRKFESTDPREALQYFYFLRTEKDSQGENMFMRCISELVIESREFDMLLGRLEKDGSRKPGVIDKFAGDTRAIISKVALEAENKGLFEEAVKLYELAKNPDKVLELMNRLLSPVIAQVSAPQSNKERLKYTAVAIAERYRSQGVAGDKSADGTFYLLLDLMTFFDEYHAGHVDRAYDVMERLKLLPLSQESVEERVAAFRNFSDEVRHNLSEVLLATMNILFTQHKRLKGAPAGTPGRPQRTMEDRDMQLRSQARALITFAGMIPYNMAGDTNARLVQMELLMN